From the Mycobacterium noviomagense genome, the window CGGTAGCCGAGAAACGCTGGCGCGGCCAGCGCGGCGATCAGGACCCCGACGATCACCAGTGCCCCGCCGCCGGCGGTGCCGTGCACCGCGTCACCAGACGGGGTCCTCCAGCAACTACCACGATGAACACTCCTTGCAGGCGCCCCCGCAGGTCATCGGAGTCAGCTTGCTGCAGGATGGTTTGCCGGAAGGCAGCCGAAGCCGTGTCCGCCACACCACCAAAGGCCATGCGGCCCAGGGCCGCCCACAGCAGCGGGCCGGCCCGGCCATGTGCGGCTGCGCTGACCAGCCCGAAGCCGACCATCGCCATCCCCCACACCGCGATCGCGACGACGACGGCCAGCCCCTGCCGTTGGACCCGAGGGAACCACCCCGAGAACACGCCACCGACAACAACACCGACCGACATCGCCCCGGCCAACAGCGCCATCGTGGTGCCGCCCTCGATCGGTCCGCCGAAGTTCTCGTGAGCCAGTTGAGGGAACAGCGCTCGCGGCATGCCCAGGACCATCGCGATCAGGTCGACGACGAACGACATCAACACCACGGTGTTGCCGGACAGGTAGCGGAAGCCCGCGAGCACGGCCGTCAGACCCCACCGCGCCCGGCCGGGCTCGGCGGGTTCGGTCACCGGCATCGGGGCCAGCCGAAACGTCGCCGAGATCGGGGCGAGGCAGGTCAACGCGTCGATCAGATATAGCGTGGACAGCTCAACCCAGTTCAACATCACCCCGGCCAGCAGCGGGCCGATGATTGAGCCGAAGCCGGTGACGGTCATGTTCAGCGCGTTGGCGGCGGTCAGTTGATGGCCCGGCAGCATCCGCGGAATGGCCGCCGAGCGGGTCGGCGAGTTCACCGCGTAGCACGCCTGCTGCAGAGCCAACAGGCACAGCACCACCCACACGTCGTCGACCGACAGGGCAGCCTGCAGCCACAACAGCAGCGACGCCCCCGCCAGTCCGCAGGAGGCGATGATCAGTAGCACCCGCCGGTCCATGGCGTCGGCCCAGGCGCCGCCCAGCAGACCGAAGACGATCAGCGGCACCAGCGCGAACACGCCGGCAAGCCCGACGTACGCCGAATTCTGGGTGAGCGCCTAGATCTGGACGGGGACCGCGAAAATCGTCAGGTTCGCACCGATGACGCTGGGTATCCCGGCCAGCCACAGTCGGCGAAAGTCGGGGCTTCCCAGCGGTGTGGTGTCGGCGAACAGCCTCACCTCGTTAGGGCTGCAGGCGTTCGACGCGATCGCCGATGACGCGAATTCGGTTGTGCAGCCGGTCTTCTCGGCCCTGCCAGAACTCGACCACCTCGGGCGCGATGCGGTATCCGCCCCAGTTCGGCGGCACCGGGATGTGCTCGACGCCGGCGAAGCGCGCAGTCACCTCGGCGAGCTGATCGAGCAGCGCCGCACGCGAGGCGATCGGAGCCGACTGGTGTGACGCCCACGCGCCCAGCTGCGAGCCGCGCGGCCGCTTGGACCAGTAGTCCTCGGTGACGCGAGGATCGACCTTGCTCACCGGCCCCCGGATGTGGAACTGCCGGCCCAACAGGTACCAGGGAAAGGTCGCCGACGCGTACGGGATAGCCGCCAGCTGGGTGCCCTTGGCCGAGTCGTAGTTGGTGAAGAACGTGATCCCGGTCTCGTCGACGCCTTTGCATAGCACCGAGCGGGTGAAGGGTTTTCCCGAGTCGGCGGTGGCCAACACCATGGCGTTGGGTTCGGCGATTCCGGCGCGTTCGGCGTCGCCGATCCACTTGTGGAACAACGCAACCCAGCCCTCGTCGAGCCAATCCGAGTCGAGGTCGGGGCTGCCGTCTTTTTCCGCGCTGTATTCCACCCGCATCGCCGCCAGGTGCTCGTTTTCGGGACCTGCCATCGCGCTTACGCTACTCCGGCCGTTCATTACCGACCGGTAGCGGCCGTCGCCGGGCGGAATGAGAGAATCGGCGCCATGACTGTGGTCCCGGAGAATTTCGTCGCCGGCCTCGACGGCGTAGTTGCGTTCACCACCGAGATCGCCGAACCGGACAAGGACGGCGGCGCGCTGCGCTACCGCGGCGTGGATATCGAGGATCTTGTGAGCCGACAGGTCACCTTCGGCGATACGTGGGCGCTGCTGGTCGACGGAAAATTCGGGCATGGCCTGCCGCCGGCGGAGCCGTTCCCACTGCCGATCCACAGCGGCGATGTCCGGGTCGACGTGCAGGCGGGTTTGGCCATGTTGGCACCGATCTGGGGATACCAGCCGCTGCTCGACATCGACGACACCACCGCACGCGAGCAGCTGGCCCGAGCGTCGGTTATGGCGCTGTCCTATGTCGCCCAGTCGGCGCGAGGAATCCACCAGCCGGCCGTCCCGCAACGAGTCATCGACGAATGCTCAACCATCACAGCGCGTTTCATGACACGTTGGCAGGGCGAGCCCGACCCTCGCCACGTCGAAGCCGTCGACGCGTATTGGGTGTCGGCCGCCGAGCACGGCATGAACGCCTCGACGTTCACCGCCCGGGTGATCGCATCGACCGGCGCCGATGTGGCGGCCGCGCTCTCAGGAGCCATCGGCGCGATGAGCGGCCCGCTGCATGGCGGTGCGCCGGCCCGGGTGCTGCCCATGCTCGAAGAGGTGGAGCGCACCGACGACGCGCGAGGTCTGGTCAAGGGAATCCTCGATCGCGGCGAGAAGCTGATGGGATTCGGGCACCGCGTCTACCGCGCAGAGGACCCGCGAGCGCGAGTACTCCGGGCGACGGCCAAGCGGCTGGGCGCGCCGCGCTATGAAGTGGCATTGGCGGTTGAGCAAGCGGCGTTGGCTGAGCTGCGGGAGCGTCGCCCGGATCGCGCGATCGAAACCAACGTGGAGTTCTGGGCCGCGGTGATTCTCGACTTCGCCCAGGTGCCGGCCAAGATGATGCCGGCGATGTTCACCTGCGGTCGCACCGCCGGCTGGTGCGCCCACATTCTCGAGCAGAAGAATCTGGGCAAGCTGGTGCGGCCGTCGGCCATCTACGTTGGGCCCAGCCCGCGCAGCCCGGAATCCGTCGAAGGGTGGGACCAGGTCCAGAAGGGGTGATGGCGCCGCGATGAGTTTGTGTCGTAGGCCCCGTCAGTACTTGTGAGCCCGCCCGGGCCACGAGAAACCAACCTGAGGGAGGCCACCATGGCGATCACCGTCGAACCCGCGCTGTCGCCCCACCTGGTCGTCGACGACGCCGCCGTCGCGATCGACTTCTATACCAAGGCGTTTGACGCCGTGGAGCTGGGCCGTGTGCCCCGGCCGGACGGCAAACTGATCCACGCCGCGGTGCGCATCAACGGCTTCTTGGTCATGCTTGCCGATGACTTCCCGGAGGTCTGCGGCGGCAAGTCGATGACCCCCAAGGCGCTGGGCGGGACTCCCGTCACGATTCATTTGACCGTCACCGACGTGGACGCCAAGTTCCAACAGGCGCTCGACGCCGGCGCCACCGTCGTTGCGCCATTGGAGGACCAGTTCTGGGGTGACCGCTACGGCGTGGTCGCCGACCCGTTCGGGCACCACTGGTCGCTCGGGCAACCGGTGCGTGAGGTCAGCATGGACGAAATCGCCGCCGCGATGGGCGGCCAGGCAGGCTAAGCGAATTCGCGCAGCCGGTTGGCCAGCCGCTGACGCAGCGGTGGCGCGGGTGCGCTTGCCGCGGCGGCCAGCATGTCGGCGATCGAGGTGAACTTGTTGCGCGGACGTCCATCGCCGCCCCGGGCAACCTCGGCGGCGTCGATGGCCTGCCACCCGGCGGCGTCGATGGCGTCGGGCTGGCGCGCCCGAACGAGTTTGTCCAACGCGGATGGTCTGCTGATCGGCTCGGCGAGCAAGCCGGCGTTGAAGTCGTCGACCAGTTGCTGCACCGTCTGCAGCGCGCAGGACTTGTTGGTGCCGATGAACCCGGTCGGTCCGCGCTTGATCCAGCCGGCCACATAGGCGCCCGCCACCGGCCGGCCCGATCCCGGATCGATGACCCTGCCCTTGTCGTTCGGGACGACTGCGGCGACGTCGTCGAACGGCAGGTCGCGAATTGGCTTGCCCCGGTAGCCGATTGAGGTCAGCACCAGTCCCGCGTCGAGTTGGCGCACCTCGTCGGTGCCGGTGACGCAGAACTCCACGCCAGTGGCGCGCTGACCGCCGAGCACCCGCCGGGGTGTGAGTTGGTAGGCCAGCCGGATCCGGGGCCGCGTCGCCGGCGACGAGCCGTCGCCGAGTTTGCTCAAGATCTCGAGCTTCTGCCGGGTCAAGGTGTCGGAGACGCTCGCCAGGTCGCGCCGCACCAGGTCGTGGTCGTGCGCGTCCAGCACCACCTCGGCCGTCGTCGTCAGCCCGATCAGCTCGGGCAGCGTGAACGCCGAATGCGCGGGCCCGCGCCGGGCGGCGATGACCACCTCCTGGACCCGCGAGGCGCGCAGTGCTTTCAGGGCGTGGTCTGAGATATCCGTGCCGGCCAACTCGTCCGGGTCGGCGGTGAGCACCCGCGCCACATCCAAAGCGACGTTGCCGTTGCCGATGAGTACGACCCGCTCATGAGCGAGATCGACTGGCAAATCAGCGAATTCGGGGTGGCCGTTGTACCACGCCACCACCTCGGTGGCGGTCGCCGTGCCGGGCAGACCCATGCCGTCGATGTCGAGCCGACGGTCGTTGGGCGCGCCGCTGGCATAGATCACGGCGTGGTGGTGGGCGAGCAGGTCGGCGTGGCTCAGGTGCTTGCCGATCTCGACATTGAGATAGAAGCGAAAGCCGCGATGCTGCGCGATCCGGTCGAAAAGCTGGGTGACCCCTTTGGTGCTCTGGTGGTCAGGTGCCACCCCAGCGCGCACCAATCCATAAGGGGTAGGCAGCTTTTCGAAGACATTGACCCGCACACCGTGCTGGGTGAGCAATTCGTCGGCGGCGTACATCGCGGCGGGCCCTGACCCGACGATGGCCACCGTCAACGGGCCGCGGTGCACCTGCGGCGCCGGGATCACCGGCGCCAGCTTCGACGTCGGCGGCAGCTTCTTGTCGGTGGGCCGATCCGGGTAATAGGAGGCGTTGATGTCGACGAACGGCTGCTGCTCGACGGTGAGCCGGGTGTCCGGGGCAATCGCCCCGACCGGGCAGGCGCTCACGCAGGCCCCGCAGTCGACACAGGCTACCGGGTCGATGTAGAGCATCTCGGAAGTGGCAAACCCCGGCTCGTCCGGTGAGGGATGGATGCAGTTCACCGGACAGGCGTAAACGCAGGACCCGTCGCTACAGCACGACTGGGTGATGACGTGCGGCATGAAACGCGTTACGCGACAGCGACGAGATGCTGGCGCTGCGGCTCGCTGCGATAGCGCGACGGCTTGCCGCTGATCTTGCAGAGCCGCCACACGATCTTGGCGACCGGGTTCATCAGCCCGGTGTCGTAGCAGAGCATCCGAACGTCGCCGAACATGTCGCGAATCATCTTCTGCGACTCCGGCGAGCGGAAGAACACTTCCTTGCGCACCTGACGCGGAATGTCGAACTCACGCCAGAAGGCCTTCGGCGGCACCACGATTGCCGAGCACAGGATCCGCATCGTCAGCGGAACATACAGCGACAACCAGAACCGCTTACGCCTCGGCAGATGCGGAACTCGCTTGCGCAGGTACTCGTGAGCGAAGGAGATGTGGCGGGCCTCCTCGGCCACGTGGATGGCCATCACCCGCTCCATGATCGGATGCAGTTCCTTGCTCTCACGCAGGATGTTCTTCTGCGCGTGGTCGATGGGCTCCTCGCCGGCGAGGATGCCGAACCAGAACGGGATCGGCAACGGGCCGGCGACCAACGGGATGAACGGCTGGATCCACTTCAGTAGCCGCGGCATGCCGGGCACGTCGGCGCCGATACGGTTCACCATCTCCTGGAACATCATCGTGTGGTTGCACTCTTCGACCGCCTCGTGCAGGCAGTAGCGGTACTCGGGGGACCCGTTGGGAACCCAGAACGCGTACTCCATCAGCCCGCGAATCAGGATCGATTCAAAGTGCAGACCCACCTTGGCGACGTTCGCCTGCCGCCACATACCGATCTTGATCTGGCGCTCCAGCGGCTGCGCCTGATACCAAGGGTGGCGGCCCAGCGGGTCCGTGGCCGGTAGGACCCACCGCGTGTCGTTGTCGGTGACCGCGAATTCGGGTGCATCCCAGTCGATGTCGGTATACGGGTTGAAGTTGCGCCGCACCGACCCCTCGGACAATGTGGTCAGCT encodes:
- the pdxH gene encoding pyridoxamine 5'-phosphate oxidase codes for the protein MAGPENEHLAAMRVEYSAEKDGSPDLDSDWLDEGWVALFHKWIGDAERAGIAEPNAMVLATADSGKPFTRSVLCKGVDETGITFFTNYDSAKGTQLAAIPYASATFPWYLLGRQFHIRGPVSKVDPRVTEDYWSKRPRGSQLGAWASHQSAPIASRAALLDQLAEVTARFAGVEHIPVPPNWGGYRIAPEVVEFWQGREDRLHNRIRVIGDRVERLQP
- a CDS encoding citrate synthase 2; the encoded protein is MTVVPENFVAGLDGVVAFTTEIAEPDKDGGALRYRGVDIEDLVSRQVTFGDTWALLVDGKFGHGLPPAEPFPLPIHSGDVRVDVQAGLAMLAPIWGYQPLLDIDDTTAREQLARASVMALSYVAQSARGIHQPAVPQRVIDECSTITARFMTRWQGEPDPRHVEAVDAYWVSAAEHGMNASTFTARVIASTGADVAAALSGAIGAMSGPLHGGAPARVLPMLEEVERTDDARGLVKGILDRGEKLMGFGHRVYRAEDPRARVLRATAKRLGAPRYEVALAVEQAALAELRERRPDRAIETNVEFWAAVILDFAQVPAKMMPAMFTCGRTAGWCAHILEQKNLGKLVRPSAIYVGPSPRSPESVEGWDQVQKG
- a CDS encoding VOC family protein — its product is MAITVEPALSPHLVVDDAAVAIDFYTKAFDAVELGRVPRPDGKLIHAAVRINGFLVMLADDFPEVCGGKSMTPKALGGTPVTIHLTVTDVDAKFQQALDAGATVVAPLEDQFWGDRYGVVADPFGHHWSLGQPVREVSMDEIAAAMGGQAG
- a CDS encoding FAD-dependent oxidoreductase; the protein is MPHVITQSCCSDGSCVYACPVNCIHPSPDEPGFATSEMLYIDPVACVDCGACVSACPVGAIAPDTRLTVEQQPFVDINASYYPDRPTDKKLPPTSKLAPVIPAPQVHRGPLTVAIVGSGPAAMYAADELLTQHGVRVNVFEKLPTPYGLVRAGVAPDHQSTKGVTQLFDRIAQHRGFRFYLNVEIGKHLSHADLLAHHHAVIYASGAPNDRRLDIDGMGLPGTATATEVVAWYNGHPEFADLPVDLAHERVVLIGNGNVALDVARVLTADPDELAGTDISDHALKALRASRVQEVVIAARRGPAHSAFTLPELIGLTTTAEVVLDAHDHDLVRRDLASVSDTLTRQKLEILSKLGDGSSPATRPRIRLAYQLTPRRVLGGQRATGVEFCVTGTDEVRQLDAGLVLTSIGYRGKPIRDLPFDDVAAVVPNDKGRVIDPGSGRPVAGAYVAGWIKRGPTGFIGTNKSCALQTVQQLVDDFNAGLLAEPISRPSALDKLVRARQPDAIDAAGWQAIDAAEVARGGDGRPRNKFTSIADMLAAAASAPAPPLRQRLANRLREFA
- a CDS encoding AurF N-oxygenase family protein; its protein translation is MARTKIVQRWRRNMEVSDDAEYVDKLTTLSEGSVRRNFNPYTDIDWDAPEFAVTDNDTRWVLPATDPLGRHPWYQAQPLERQIKIGMWRQANVAKVGLHFESILIRGLMEYAFWVPNGSPEYRYCLHEAVEECNHTMMFQEMVNRIGADVPGMPRLLKWIQPFIPLVAGPLPIPFWFGILAGEEPIDHAQKNILRESKELHPIMERVMAIHVAEEARHISFAHEYLRKRVPHLPRRKRFWLSLYVPLTMRILCSAIVVPPKAFWREFDIPRQVRKEVFFRSPESQKMIRDMFGDVRMLCYDTGLMNPVAKIVWRLCKISGKPSRYRSEPQRQHLVAVA